The Helianthus annuus cultivar XRQ/B chromosome 16, HanXRQr2.0-SUNRISE, whole genome shotgun sequence genome includes a window with the following:
- the LOC110940032 gene encoding uncharacterized protein LOC110940032, giving the protein MKHHHHQPSSEAVSSSSSPAEAAVSSSSQPPPPPPPSLQLMNATTPATDDHPTPPYSRDCSSSSSSSTSSSSSLESVTIERRGEYAAVCRWTIFNFPRVKTRILWSKYFEVGGYDCRLLVYPKGDSQALPGYISIYLQIMDPRGTSSSKWDCFASYRLTVVNLTDDSKSIHRDSWHRFSTKKKSHGWCDFTPSAAILDAKSGFLVSDDCCVVITADILILNESVNFVRDNIELQSSSVSTSVPVGDVLSGKFTWKVHNFSLFREMIKTQKIMSPVFPAGECNLRISIYQSSVNGVDYLSMCLESKDTEKASVSDRSCWCLFRMSVLNQKPGMNHIHRDSYGRFAADNKSGDNTSLGWNDYMKMMDFSGADSGFLVDDTAVFSTSFHVIKEHCSFSKNGGLIGGRVVSGARKSDGHMGKFTWKIENFTRLKDLLKKRKITGLCIKSRRFQIGNRDCRLIVYPRGQSQPPCHLSVFLEVTDSRNTTSDWSCFVNHRLSVVNQKMEDKSVTKESQNRYSKSAKDWGWREFVTLTSLFDQDSGFLVHDVVVFSAEVLIMKETSIMHEFTDRESESGNTGLVTDKLGKMSSFTWKVENFLSFKDIMETRKIFSRFFQAGGCELRLGVYESFDTICIYLESDQSVGTDPDKNFWVKYRMAVLNQKNPSKTVWKESSICTKTWNNSVLQFMKVSDMLEADAGFLVRDTIVFVCEILDCCPWFEFADLEVYASEDDQDALTTDPDELIDSEDSEGNSGDEEDLFRNLLSRAGFHLSYGDNPSQPQVTLREKLLMDAGAIAGFLTGLRVYLDDPAKVKRLLLPTKLSGTNDGKKIAKTNESSPSLMNLLMGVKVLQQAIIDLLLDIMVECCQPSTSEDDSSDRPSPDDNCSPEPSHLHVNDRLDSGTDDISTASAVQSSDMNGNHASEKSYTSSPPETSAAATSSESSSLRSKAKWPEQSEELLGLIVNSLRALDGAVPQGCPEPRRRPHSAQKIALVLDKAPKHLQPDLISLVPKLVEHSEHPLAASALLDRLEKADAEPDLLLPALGALIQLKCNSEVWERVLFQSFQLLEDLNDAALAATADFIFKAALHCKHLPEAVRSVRTRLKHLGDEVSACVLDYLSRTVASCTDVAEAILKDIENDDDYVEIGPSMPCGIYLFGENGTDDQTFAAPTANFSDIYMLLDMLSIPCLAAEASQTFEKIVSQGGILAASVAMVLERRLARRLNITSKFVAENHQHEQVAVEGETIEQLRVQRDDFTSVLGLVETLGLSRDPGVIGFVKMLYAILFKWYADGPYRLRILKRLVDRATSTTDTSREVDLDLEILVFLVSEEQEFVRPVLSMMQEVADLANVDRAALWHQLCASEDEVIRIREETKAEVCSMAKEKAVLVQKLSDAEATNSRLKIDMKAEMDRFALERKEMSEQMQELESQLEWLRSERDDEIVKLTTEKKIFQERLHDAEAQLSQLKSRKRDELKRITKEKNALAERLRNAEAARKRFDDELKRYATENVSREEVRQSLEDEVRRLTQTVGQTEGEKREKEEQIARCEAYIDGMESKLQTCEQYIHSLEASLQEEMARHAPLYGAGLEALSMKELETIARIHEEGLRQVHALQQRKGPSPAGSPHGHSLYAAGAPSPMAVGLPQNGMGVHGNGHANGAIGPWFNHS; this is encoded by the exons ATGAAGCATCACCATCACCAACCCTCATCTGAGGctgtatcttcatcatcttcacccGCAGAAGCAGCAGTTTCCTCCTCCTCacaaccgccgccgccgccaccaccgtcCTTACAGCTCATGAACGCCACCACTCCGGCCACTGACGACCACCCTACGCCGCCGTATTCTCGCGATtgttcctcctcctcctcctcctccacgtCATCATCATCCTCATTGGAGTCCGTGACAATCGAGCGGCGCGGTGAATACGCCGCCGTGTGCCGATGGACGATCTTCAATTTCCCTAGGGTTAAGACTCGGATATTATGGAGTAAGTATTTTGAAGTCGGCGGTTACGATTGTAGGTTGTTAGTGTACCCTAAGGGCGATTCACAGGCATTGCCTGGATATATATCGATATATTTACAAATTATGGACCCTAGAGGAACTTCCTCATCCAAATGGGACTGTTTCGCTAGTTATCGGTTAACTGTTGTAAACCTAACTGATGATTCAAAGTCTATACATCGTGATTCATGGCACAGGTTTTCGACCAAGAAGAAGTCGCACGGATGGTGTGATTTCACCCCATCTGCAGCGATTCTCGATGCGAAATCCGGGTTTCTGGTTAGTGATGATTGTTGTGTGGTTATCACTGCTGATATTTTGATATTGAATGAGAGTGTTAACTTTGTGAGGGATAACATTGAGCTTCAGTCGAGTTCTGTGTCCACTTCTGTTCCGGTTGGGGATGTGTTGAGTGGGAAGTTTACTTGGAAGGTGCATAATTTTAGTTTGTTTAGGGAGATGATTAAGACACAGAAGATAATGAGCCCGGTGTTTCCTGCGGGAGAGTGTAATTTGCGAATTAGTATTTATCAGAGTTCGGTTAATGGAGTGGATTATTTGTCCATGTGTTTGGAGAGTAAGGATACTGAGAAGGCGTCTGTTTCGGATAGGAGTTGTTGGTGTTTGTTTCGGATGTCGGTTTTGAATCAGAAGCCGGGGATGAACCATATACATAGGGATTCGTATGGGCGCTTTGCTGCTGATAATAAAAGTGGGGATAACACCAGTTTAGGGTGGAATGATTATATGAAAATGATGGATTTTTCAGGGGCTGATTCAGGGTTTTTGGTGGACGATACAGCTGTGTTTAGCACGTCTTTTCATGTTATTAAGGAGCATTGCAGCTTCTCAAAGAATGGGGGGTTAATTGGAGGTAGAGTTGTGAGTGGTGCTCGAAAATCGGATGGCCATATGGGAAAATTCACATGGAAGATTGAAAACTTCACAAGGTTGAAGGATCTTCTTAAAAAAAGGAAGATTACCGGTCTTTGTATCAAGAGTAGAAGGTTCCAAATTGGAAACCGTGATTGTCGCCTTATAGTTTATCCTCGAG GGCAGTCTCAGCCACCATGTCATCTTTCAGTTTTCCTAGAAGTTACTGATTCACGAAACACTACAAGTGACTGGAGTTGTTTTGTGAACCATCGTTTGTCAGTTGTCAATCAAAAGATGGAAGACAAATCTGTTACTAAAGAATCTCAGAATCGTTACTCGAAATCTGCAAAGGACTGGGGCTGGCGGGAATTTGTTACTCTCACCAGTCTATTTGATCAAGACTCTGGGTTCCTTGTTCATGATGTTGTTGTATTCTCTGCAGAAGTTTTAATTATGAAGGAGACATCCATAATGCATGAATTTACTGATAGAGAAAGTGAATCTGGTAATACTGGTCTTGTTACAGATAAATTAGGCAAAATGAGTTCGTTTACATGGAAGGTGGAGAACTTCTTGTCTTTTAAAGACATAATGGAAACTCGTAAAATATTTAGCAGATTTTTTCAAGCTGGTGGTTGCGAGCTTCGTCTTG GTGTTTACGAGTCTTTTGACACAATATGCATATACCTGGAGAGTGACCAGTCAGTTGGCACTGACCCCGATAAGAACTTTTGGGTCAAGTACCGGATGGCTGTACTAAATCAAAAGAATCCGTCCAAAACTGTGTGGAAGGAGTCATCGATTTGTACGAAAACTTGGAATAACTCAGTGCTTCAATTTATGAAGGTTTCGGATATGCTTGAAGCAGATGCGGGATTCCTTGTACGAGATACCATTGTCTTTGTTTGTGAAATATTAGATTGCTGCCCATGGTTTGAGTTTGCAGATCTAGAG GTTTATGCTTCTGAGGACGATCAGGATGCTTTGACAACTGATCCTGATGAACTGATTGATTCAGAGGACAGTGAAGGAAACAGTGGAGATGAGGAAGACTTATTCCGGAACCTTCTTTCTAGAGCAGGTTTTCATCTCTCATACGGTGATAATCCGTCCCAGCCCCAAGTCACTTTACGAGAAAAGCTTCTCATGGATGCCGGTGCAATAGCCGGATTCTTAACCGGACTTCGAGTTTATCTCGACGACCCTGCGAAAGTAAAACGTTTGCTTCTGCCTACCAAGCTCTCCGGTACCAATGACGGGAAGAAAATCGCTAAAACCAATGAATCTTCACCGAGTCTAATGAACCTTTTAATGGGAGTCAAAGTTTTACAGCAGGCGATCATTGATTTGCTTCTTGATATCATGGTGGAGTGTTGCCAACCATCAACATCCGAAGATGATTCCTCTGATAGACCTTCTCCGGATGATAATTGTTCTCCAGAACCTTCACATCTTCATGTAAACGACCGGCTGGATTCCGGTACAGATGATATCTCTACTGCTTCAGCTGTACAAAGCTCAGACATGAACGGAAATCACGCATCTGAAAAAAGCTACACTTCTTCTCCACCTGAAACCAGCGCTGCCGCTACTTCATCAGAGAGTTCATCCCTTCGCTCTAAG GCTAAATGGCCGGAACAGTCGGAGGAACTATTAGGATTGATTGTGAACTCGTTAAGAGCGCTGGATGGAGCTGTTCCGCAAGGCTGTCCTGAGCCAAGACGAAGACCGCATTCTGCACAAAAGATTGCTCTTGTATTAGACAAGGCTCCTAAACATCTGCAACCGGACCTTATTTCTCTTGTTCCGAAATTAGTTGAGCATTCCGAACATCCACTTGCTGCTTCTGCACTCTTGGATAGACTTGAAAAGGCAGATGCAGAACCCGATTTACTACTACCG GCTCTTGGTGCCCTTATCCAGTTGAAATGCAACAGTGAAGTATGGGAACGAGTTctgtttcaatcttttcaactttTGGAAGACTTGAATGATGCAGCTCTTGCAGCAACAGCCGACTTTATCTTTAAAGCTGCATTGCACTGCAAGCATCTTCCAGAAGCA GTCAGGTCTGTCCGTACACGGTTGAAACATTTGGGTGATGAAGTTTCCGCTTGTGTTCTTGATTATTTAAGTCGAACGGTAGCAAGTTGTACTGATGTTGCTGAAGCTATATTAAAAGACATCGAAAATGATGACGATTATGTCGAAATTGGCCCATCAATGCCTTGTGGAATTTACTTATTTGGTGAAAATGGAACAGACGATCAAACGTTCGCTGCTCCTACTGCTAATTTTTCCGATATATACATGTTATTAGACATGTTGTCCATCCCATGCCTTGCTGCCGAAGCTTCCCAAACATTTGAGAAAATTGTGTCTCAAGGTGGAATATTGGCGGCATCAGTGGCAATGGTTTTGGAAAGACGGCTGGCTCGGCGGTTAAACATAACATCAAAGTTTGTTGCTGAAAATCATCAGCATGAGCAAGTGGCTGTTGAAGGAGAAACCATAGAACAGTTGAGAGTGCAAAGAGATGATTTCACTTCTGTTCTTGGTCTAGTTGAGACATTGGGGCTCTCTAGAGATCCCGGTGTGATAGGATTTGTGAAAATGCTTTATGCTATATTGTTTAAGTGGTATGCTGATGGGCCCTACAGGTTGAGGATACTGAAGAGGCTCGTTGACCGAGCCACTAGTACTACAGATACTAGCCGAGAAGTAGATTTAGATTTGGAAATTTTGGTATTCCTTGTTTCTGAGGAACAAGAATTTGTTAGACCGGTTTTAAGCATGATGCAGGAGGTTGCTGATCTGGCAAACGTTGATCGTGCTGCTCTTTGGCATCAGCTGTGTGCCAGTGAAGATGAAGTTATACGCATTCGTGAAGAAACCAAAGCTGAAGTTTGTAGTATGGCTAAAGAGAAGGCTGTTCTGGTTCAAAAACTGAGCGATGCTGAGGCCACTAATAGTCGTCTTAAG ATTGATATGAAGGCTGAAATGGATCGATTTGCTTTGGAGAGAAAGGAAATGTCTGAACAAATGCAAGAACTTGAAAGTCAACTTGAATGGCTTCGCTCAGAACGTGATGATGAAATTGTTAAGCTTACCACTGAAAAAAAAATATTCCAAGAGAGGCTTCATGATGCAGAGGCACAACTTTCTCAATTGAAATCCAGGAAACGCGATGAGTTGAAg AGGATAACAAAGGAGAAAAATGCTCTTGCTGAAAGACTACGGAATGCTGAAGCTGCAAGGAAAAGATTTGATGATGAACTGAAACGTTATGCAACGGAGAATGTCAGTCGAGAAGAAGTCAGGCAGTCACTGGAGGATGAAGTTCGAAGATTGACTCAGACTGTTGGTCAAACCGAAGGGGAAAAGCGTGAGAAAGAGGAACAAATTGCTCGTTGTGAAGCATATATCGATGGGATGGAATCCAAGTTGCAGACTTGCGAG CAATACATCCACAGTCTGGAGGCATCACTTCAAGAAGAAATGGCCAGACATGCGCCTTTATACGGTGCAGGGCTCGAGGCTCTATCAATGAAGGAGCTCGAGACAATCGCCCGCATACATGAAGAAGGGCTTAGACAAGTTCACGCACTCCAACAACGCAAGGGGCCCAGTCCAGCTGGCAGCCCTCACGGTCACAGCTTATACGCAGCAGGTGCACCAAGTCCAATGGCGGTTGGACTTCCTCAAAATGGTATGGGGGTTCATGGCAATGGACATGCAAATGGTGCAATTGGACCTTGGTTCAACCATTCTTGA